A region of the Lagopus muta isolate bLagMut1 chromosome 2, bLagMut1 primary, whole genome shotgun sequence genome:
GGAGAGGGAAGCAGAATATCGCTGTTAGAATATCAATTCATACCTAAGGTTACTTAGTAACTGTACTCTGTGTTAGTTCTTGCAGAGATACCGCTTAGTGTTGTTAGTTTGGGTAGCGCAGGAGGTTAGTGTGCCTACTGGTACAATTAAAACTAAGTGCTGGAGAAGAACtctatttgcttttaatataaATCAGTTGCTGTGATGGCCCCTGATTAGCACAGCTCAGTAGCTCTGTAAATACAAAGGAGGAGTGAGTTACAGATGATAAGGTTTCTCACAGAGAAATAGGGGAGTATATTAAAAATCAATCTGTACAGTCTATATGTTAGCCAGTGAGACATGTATCAGAAATGTACACTATTTTCAATAGGTTATTTTCAAATTGTTGTGCTGTTAGAAGAAGAATTAAATAGACTTAAGTGCATTTCCGTGATGAAAAATTATCTTAGACTTCGCAATTTTAGATCTCAggaatttaattttctctcaAGTCCTCTTTCTTTAGTTTGATAAACCTTTGCACTCCATGGCTTTAAAATTGCTAGATTTTTGGGAGAGTAAATAAGCAGAAGTTAGATGCAGGTAAATGGACTATGAACATTATGAAATTTCTGGTGGTGCCATAGGATATAAAATTAGCAGTACCTTGCCTGGTTCTTTTCAAGACAAGTCCTGAGGTTTTGCATgatgttgctgcttttgtgctcCAGGCTGGCTGATTTGATCCATTAAGAGTGAGGTTTGGGGACAGTAGTATATTCAGGCAAATGAAGATTTGGTTTTTGATCCCAGGTTTTTCCCTTCCAGCCTGTGAGTGGGagttgctgctttgctgcaccaCACAACCTGCGGGCAAGGAGAGCGTGGTGCCTTCAGAtcagtgctggctcatgcccagtAGTATGTGGGAGCCGACAATGCAATATTGCATCTGGCTGCAAAAGGCTGTGTAGGTCTGCACACACAGATtgaacacacacaaataaatttggggtgtttctgaaaagaaagtaagCAGGAGTGGTTTGTCATTGGCTCCTTTTGCAGGGGTGGTTTGTGTGAGTGAAAAGAAATTGATCTTTTTGGCAGCAGAAGCCCATTGCTGGCTGTCATTTCCTGGAGCTCTGAGCCTTCCCATGGGTGTTTGTGAGGTCCTGGCAGCAGGAGTGGGCTCTGAGGAGCTGGGTGTAGGATTAGATGAGCTGCCTGAGCATCTGCATGCATAAAGCTATGTGGCATGCTGTTGCAGGGGTAGAAAAAACTGCAGAGCGTTTGTGTCAACCGTAGTAAAACAATTCATGACTGTTGCTGGAATTTATGTACTGAGTTGAGGTTTACCTTGTCCTGTGAGGAAAGTGTTTCTTGcataaatttgttttaaattctgctGCTGGTGACTTTTTGTGCCCCGTGGACTTTGCTTCCATTATAAATGTTTAACCTCTCCTAGCATCTGGAATAGCTCAATATCTTAAATTTGAGCTTTGCTTGTTGAATTAGTTGCCTGTTGCCAGATCTCACTGGGGTGAGACCATGCCAGCAGCCTCATGAAAGGCTGGCATGTGTCCTTTTGTTGTTGTGCCTAATGTGGTGAGGAGAGCAAAGCCATCTTCCAGAGACTTCTTGGGAGACAGATCGTTTTTGGGAAAGGGTCTCGTTGAAAACAGTGGTTGAAGTTTGCATTGTACTTCCTGCTCCACTTTGAGCTGACAGGCTGATTCTCAGGTGGTCTGGATGTAGTGTGTGATTTgattttgctgatttttttttttattttattttattttattttggtggaGTGTGTAAATACCAGCTTCTGACAAACTGTTTTGCAGCCCCTACTGTTTCATAGTTAAAATACTTATGGTGTATGCAAATTTATTAATGTCAGAATGCAGCGGGAAGAGATCTATAGGTGGCAGAGTTTTACTCAGCTTTGGGTAAACTTTACAGCACtaaaacatgaaggaaaacatCCTTAACAATCAGAGACGATATCTGCAAATTCTAATTTCAGTAATTAACCACATCCTTCAAAATGCCGCTCATCAAATTAATTACCTGTCAGTCAGTTTCTGGGTAGAGATCTTTTGGTGTTAGTCATAagtaaatgtaagaaaatacttgttttccCCACTTGAGAATAGCCAGGACTGGTTGCTGTATTACAGTCAGCCCTGGGCACCTAAACTCTTTGCGGCTTGTTCTTTTACCAGCTGATATTGTCCAGCCACATCTGTGTTACTCAGCTTCCTACAAGAAGATTGCACACTGGATATGATCCTCATGCCAAATTCAGCAAGCTTCCACCTTGTTAATTCAGGTGGTTTATTACCTGCGTCTAGCTACTACTGTTAAAATGCTTACTTTTGAATAGCGACAGTGCTTGAGCCCTTGGCTTTCCAGCTAACTTGCTAATATGCCTTGTGATCCCTTAGGGTGTTTGGATTGGATATTCAAGGCAGGGACTGTGGTGATGAAGTGGCTCAGTGGATCACCACATTCCTGAATTCAGAGCCATATCGGCTAGTGCACTTCGAGCCTTCCATGGTGCCAAGAAAGTCAAAGGATGTAATAAACCTTTTCCGAACCACTGACGAGGTAAATGAGTGCTCTTGGTTCCTCCTTAAGCCACTCATACTTGCACAGTTGTTGTGACAGCTGCTGTAATTTCAGCTTAATTCTATTAATAGAAGTTTAATTTTACAGTTTGAGCAAATGAAAGTTGTAGCAATTTCTGAAATAGCAAGTAAAGTAACTGCCCTTTTTCTAACTTAATTCCACCAAAACTAAAATCTGAATGCAGCATCTTAATACTGCCAGGCATATAAATGGCCTCTTGTTGCAACATATCAGTGTGTAACTTATCTTTTGCCATTTACTCCCGTGCTCTTACAGCTTGAcagtttgtttgtgtttgtttttgtaggtTGCCTATCCTGATTGTAGCCCAGTGTTGATCATCTCAGAAGCTTCCTTGGAAGACTTAAATACCAGATTGGAGAAGAAAGTTAAGATACAGAACTTCAGACCGAATATTTTTGTGTCAGATTGCGGTGCTTTTGAGGAGGTAAAATagatctgaaatgtttttttgaaGTCTTggatatgtttttcttcttcaactCAATTTCCTTGGGATGTGGTGCCAACATGGATGAGGaaagctgctgttctgtgatGTACAGCTGGATTCCAGAGAGATACAGCTTCTTGCTTGAATCCATGTGAATCATTGAGGGGAGGTGACAAGTCTGTGAATACCTAATTAGCTTAGCAAAGGATGACATCAGTGTATTTAAGTGACAGTTTACTATTAAAGTTCGCCTTTAAGTGTGAAGCAAAGAAAGCTGTGCATGCTGTAATTGATCAGATTATTAATATACATTAACAATTTGCAAAATTGTGAATGCAGTGTTTTATAGCTCTTGGCACAAGAGTAAAACTGGCCCTTGTTATTCTGCAGTACCATCACTACATCTCTGCCTGCATTCTGGTGGTTCAAAAAGTACTGTTCATGAAGGTATCTGGTGGAATTGGTACCTGTCAATGAATTCAGGGGTTTCAGCAATTGACTCAAACGCCTCAGCAGAACTGTTGTCTTgggaaagttttttttcttggataaAAAGGTCATCTGGAGcctaaaaagcagaaattcagcAGACCACCAGCTTTGAGTAGGAAGTAAACTATACCCTGCTAGGGTGGATAACAGGTGCCATAGCAAAGTTGAAGCTCCAGTTAAAAACTCAGTCAACAgccgtatttttttttttttttgtaagtagGTTTCTGACCATGTTTGGGGCCTGACTTATGTAATAAGTCTTTTGACTGGATACAACCACCAAAGACCCCATACTAGAGCCCCAAATTAACACAGTGCATCTGTGATATTAGACTTTAACACACATAGCAATCCTAGGAATAGATGGCAGTTGGTAGAAATTGGATGAATATTCACATATTGAAACATATCTGTATGCTTTCAGTCATGGGGATGTGTGCTTTTAAAGATGGTTATCTGGAGTGGTACTGCCTGTTCAAGGGGTGACTGGTGGGATTGGTTGTGCGTGGTGCATCTTATCTGTGTATAAACCTTTCCGCAGGACAACTGGGAGGACATTCTTATTGGTGACACAGAGATGAAAGGGACAGTGTGCTGTGGAAGGTAAACATTTGAGAGTGTTGCTTTACATAAAGATATAAAGAttactagtaaaaaaaaaaagtgaatgattTGATGCTGTTTGTCATTGCAGGTGTATTTTAACGACTGTTGACCCAGACACTGGAGTTCTGGACAGGAAAGAGCCTCTGGAAACATTGAAAAGGTTTAAAAATACCAGTGTGTTTCAGGGTGTGTGATTGGATTTAGGCTAGATCCCAACACATGCTAGGCTGATGTTTTAAAAGTGGTTTTAAGGATGTGTGGGATGTAATAACGCAATGTAAAGATCTGTGTTTATTGGCTTCCATTCTATTTTATACAATACTATGTGGTAAGAAAATTCAGGAagttctctcttctttcttgcaAACTTTATATTCGCTGCTCTTTCATCAGTGCTAGAATGAATGCTTGGTGTGACAGATATTTAAGGTATTTTAAAGGTTTGATTTTTGCAGCTTTAGCATTTCTTCTTTAGAGTATCTTCTGTGTAGGTGGTAAATGTATGAATGTGTGAGTGCAGTCAgattctctctctctgtctgaAGTGCTTAGTTATAGTGCTTGTTTAGTTTGTAGTCTAGTATGGTGGTCCAAACATCATATGTCCTCTCTGCCACCACTGATGTTTTGATGTTTAGGGTGTGCTTCCACTGCTTCTAAGGAAGTGTTCTCTCTTTGCAGTTATCGCCTGTGTGATCCATCGGAGCGACACATATACAAATCCAGCCCTCTCTTTGGAAAATACTTTGCTATTGACAAAACTGGAACAATTCAGGTTGGAGACCCTGTGTACAAGATGATCGAGTAATGGCAAACGTTTTTGTGTCAGATGACTTTTCACTTAGATGTGTAAATTGCTCATCTGCAAACACGGTCACTGATGGAaatttgtacttttttcttattccttttcaatgctgtatttctttgtaGGGTGCAGGCTGTCTTTTGAAGCTGTGAACTTTCAATCATTTTAGATCTTATCAAACAGCATGCATGTAGCAGCTGAGCCTTTAGTTTTTGTCAGGGTGTCATAGAAGAAATTCTATGATAGGATAAACTTCACAGCACTACTGCGGGTTTCGCACCTCCAAGAATTTTACATTGAGCCTAACATCAGAATCCAAACTAATTTTCATGTACTTTGCTTCATGTAATAGATGCCTTCAGTACCTATGAAGAACTTTTACCCTTACTGTTATTCATTTagttctttccttccttctctaaCCAAATGCCAGGAATTTGTATGAAGCTGATAATTATACTATCTGTTATGTTTTATACTGCACAAAACTGACAGGGATGTGATGCAGAGGGAATGAACTCTGGATGGtatcagtaatattttttctttaaatgtagCTTaatcatgaaaatgaaaaagtccAGGTCATCGTGAAAAAATCCAAGCCTGTCATCTTTTGAATGCTTGGCTGCCTGATGCTTTGTTATGAATTGCTAGATCTGGAAAGGCTGTTGAACTAGCCGAAAAGAGGCTAGTTCAAGAGGAGTAATTAAATGTGAAGGTCAAGTAATGATTCAGTTTTGTGTTTGGATTTGTTGTATTCTGCTGTGAATATGAGATTGGAATTTTGCTGCATGTTCACAGCTCAGCCCTGTAAGATGAAGATAAAGAACCTTTGTGCCTTTGAGTAAATTCAAATGGATGTATCTGGCAAGCATGAAGCAAGCATATGGGGAAGGTAGTTTTCTATTATTTGTAAGCTCAGAATTGCTCCAAATAGCCTTTATTAGCAGAGTGCTGTGTAGGTGCTTGGTTTCCCTGTGATGGATAAGTACTCAGCTGGTCTACACATCATGTATTGGTACGTAGTTATGCCTAATGCAGTGACTAGAGGGAGGAAGTGAGGGGAGAAGTGTCTTCTTCTAAATGCAAGACAGTCCTGAGGTTCACTTTAAAACAGTGTTTGTTAAAAATCCTAAATACTAGAGACTGAAGCGTAGTGGAATTCCTAGTAGTTAGTACTATTAAGCAAAGGCAGCCTGCTGGCCTGCCAAAGCAATTAGTTGAGTGTGTCTGTTCATTAAGTCAAAGAAGTGGAATGAACGAGCTGAAATTTTGCCTCTAGCCTAGtgtacttttttgttgttctttgagCACCACTTTAGGAATTACATCACGTGTTGAATGGCATagattgcatttcattttgtgctgCCATTGATTGGACTAATTTTCAAATGAGATAGTCTTGCCAGCTATCCGAACTGCATCTCTGTTCCTGTTAGGAAAATGCCATAGATCTAAAACCCTAATTTATCCCTCTCAAAGCCCCTTAGAAGAGTTTGGTTAGAATGCTAAACTGAGTATGCCCTGAGTATAACAGATTTGACAAATGATGTTTAAATCCTCTATGTGGGGAGCTGAAGAGGGTAACTAATGAAGGttgtaatataaatatattcttatAAACGTTGAACTGCTGTAACTTTAGGAATTGAATTTGAATTTACTAGAGCCATTTAGGAAATTGACTGCAAAACATGTCACtcaaaatacaacatttttgtAATTGTGCACTTTAAGATGTTAATGTTTTTTCTAAcgataaagaaaaaagctgaagtaCAAACTTCTATTGAATCCTGACTGTTTTAAGGAGTAAAATTTgttaatcatttttctttgtttccatttttgacctttaactgctgctgctgtttacTGGACTTTGCATATAATTAACTAgagtttgtttaattttttatttattttccctcttaAGTTTGGGAAATTCCAATTAATTCCAGTTAACCAGATGAAGCCATACACATAAGAGAGCAGAATCATTGGATGTAAGTGGTTCACTACCCCAACTTCACAGCTCTAATGATCAAGATGatgaaaaaagatatttacGACCACCATCTTTTCTccacagacattaaaaaaaaacagggaataTTCTGAAAGTAGGAAATTACAGTACATTCATGTGAATACAAGAGATGCGAAATACAAAATTCCCTAAATATGAAGTCTTGTTTTAAATCATTTCTTGGGCCAGTGTAGTCTTGCAGAACTGTGCGAGTGAAGAACAGTCCTTGGCTGTAATTTCCTAGTTGCTTAGGATTTGAGTGGGGTGCATTCTAAGTCAAAACTTGCcttgaaaaagaggaagaactaTGATTTTcgttttaaagaggaaaaaaagccctccAGAGGCATTGCTTCACTTCATATGAGAAGAGATTCTTGGCACTTGCTACTCCAAATAGCAAAGGTGCTTCAAAAAAGGATGGCCACAGTGTTAATTTCTAATTTCTCCTAGAAGCTTAAATTGTCTTATTCTTATTTTGAGATCTTAAAGAAATTCCCTGCACTGGGCAGATGCAGAGCTGAGGACTGCTGCATCTACAAACCTTGTTTCTTTCAGACCAAAAATTCTTAAGTGTCTCCCTGTCCTTTCCAAAACaaccaacagcaacaaaaacttCCAATCGTTGcaccaggaaaacaaaaaatcaacaggaaagaaaagctcacCATCAATGCACTTGCAGGCATCAAAAAAACGCGCATCAGCCTTCAGCCAGAGAAGATGCAGGGTCCCTCCATCTGCTCAGCAGGATGCCAATGCTTTCCCATCAGGGAGGATCTGTTCTGGAGGAGCAGTTCTTTGATTTGTTTATTATGAAAAAAGTTCCAATGGCTCGGCTCCAAGTCATAGGAAAGTTGTATTACTGATCAACAGATAGGTTTATTTACTCAGTACATGTAACTGTAACAGAGCTATATACCAGCATCTTTTTACTGAAATTGTATTTTCCTAAGATGTTCTGTCAAGGTGAGTATACTTACAAGATCATCTTCCATGGTCCTTTGAATGCCAGTGCTTGTCTTGCATTCCTCTGACCTTTCTGAGACTCAAAAATAGCTGATCATCCCACCCCAGTGAACtttctatgtaaataaatacagttgATGCCAGCTACTTTTGAAGAAACTATATTTAAAGCTGTTCACTAATACCACATAATTACTGCCTTCCCTCATTCCCTTGGGATTGTTTGGCCTTTTTAAGTGGTATACTTTTGGATAAAGTAGATGTCTTTGGCATGCCCTTTCTGAAGGGTCTTCCCAGTTACTGTTTAATATATCCTCCATTAATCCAAGAGGAGAGGCCAGTGTATTTTATCTAATTAGCTAGAGGGAGCTGTCAAAGTGGATTTGGGGCTGGATTGGAAGACTTCAGGATGCATGAACTGGAAGGGGGAAGCAGGCGCACAGGTGAGTCTGGATGCAGCTGCAGTTGTACCAAGTGTATTCTAAAAAAGTTGATACAGTATTCATAATTGGTGTCAGAGAGCTGGTTTGTTTTGGGTTTATTTGCAAAATCACAAAATTCTCCACAAAAGGTATTTATGGAAAAGCTATTTTCCCCTCTCACCCCCGCCCCAAAGactttctcactttcttcagCTGTCGATGTAATGTGGAAGTTGCATTTCCTTCACTCTTAAACCCTTCATATATTCAGCTGTTCACAGTGTGTGTATCAGTGTGTATGTATTTCTATGTGTGCACATTTATCATTGAATGTATAAGGAAACTTCAATATCCAAGTAGCATGGTTTGCATACTTTGCTTTTGCCAGGTTTCCCTGCCCCAAACAAATATCTGAAGGCATCTCAAGCTGGCAAGATAGCAATAATTTCCACTTTATTTCCATCTCTGATTGCTTACTTTTTCCcatgagaaaatgcttttgaacGGCATTTAACTTGTGTAAGGGACTGGAAGCTCCATTCCTGCAAAAATGTGAAGGTTCCCTGGCTTGCTATTCTTGTTTCATTCTCACCACAACCTATTATAGATGCctgcaaggatttttttttttttttctttcctggcagATTTCCACTGAAGATTGAGGCATCACTTTTGATACATTTCTGGGACTGAAAACTTGCTGGCATCAGTAAAATACAGCAAGATATTACACTAGTACAACTTGTCCCAGCCTTGGATGAAGTTGGCTCCTTGTGATAATTAGCTTTTGAAACTTCAgaacaaagcttttatttttcttccctttattttcctttgattatttttgtccTTCACTTTATTCTCCTGTCTTAGTAACTGGAAAACAACTTGATGTAAGGGACCTTAAGGGAAGCTTTTTCTACGTGCTAAGCCTCCATCTTCCTGTTACATTTTAAGTGTACTTTGTCATACAATGACATGTCCTTTAGAGTATCTGAGTATTTAGTCATCTTTTCTTCAGGTTCAACGTCTTTCCTACACTTGTGGTGGCCTTCCATTCAGTGGATCGTGTAGCTCTCAGGCAGCAGGATTATGCGATTGGCTATACTTACATTGAAATTAAAACGTTGGCATTCAGCAGTGCcaagaaataaataactggCCAAAATCCTCTTTACTAACTTGTCCCAGGTGAAGTATTGTATGTGGTTATTTTCGCTTTGGTTGCATCTGTGGCCAGAGCAAGGATGAGCAGCATTGCTAAAAGCAGCCTGTGCTTTGTGGGCCATGCCCTGTGCAGACCAAGGCTATGCCAGACAGCAACAGGAGAATGACAACAAGCATGTGAAGGTTTTACACAGATGATCTGCTTGAAAACTCTTCTTCCTGTCAGTCTGATAAGAAATAACTATGTTAGGCAAAATCTCACAAGCTACCTCTGGGAAAAAGTCTAGGGTTTCTGTGTCAGGGATTAGAAACTTGTGAAAATGATGGGTGTTGTTCATGAAGCCAGCTGGTGAAACAAGAAGCCACCTCTGAATGAGAGCTAGGAGGCACTTGTACAACACCACCGAGGGCTTACAGCTTCTTGGTTGAGTCTGGAGCTTCCTCCACACGCCAGTGGAAGGGGAGTGTTCCTTATCTTCCTTGGAGTGAAACTTGAGATGCTGTGATGGTGACAGTGTGCCCTGCCAACGCTTTGCAATCAGAAGGCAGTGGTTGGGCAGTGTTCTGGAACTGTTGGTCCTACGGGGCTGTAGAGGCAATCATAGATTCATgaaatggttgaggttggaaaagacctgcaagatcatcgcaactcttcttcctgcttctgGAAAAAACAGAATCAGAACCAAAAGAAGCAATAATACTGAGGCATATGTTATCTCTTGACGTGATGGAAAACTGAATTAGTCTAACGTCTGTAGAGAGTACAACAAATGTGTGGTTTCAttgctgctttcatttataCTTGTCAAAACTCACAGCACAATATGGTACATTTTCACCCTCTGTTTTCACTGGAAGTTGCTTTTAGAGTGACTCATTTGTTATTTGTGTTTTCTATGGTTCCAGAGACATTCCACATTTCGGTTGCTCTGCTTCTGTCCCCTGCATGCCTTAGTCACTGGGGATCTAGGTATTGCCTTTGAACCGTTT
Encoded here:
- the LOC125690035 gene encoding mitochondrial amidoxime reducing component 2-like is translated as MMGAQGLVLSAPRGWLWGAAAVAALGVLLGAWRWTRGRAAGRRRRPGRLQRVGTVSSLFVYPIKSCQGVAVQRARVTPMGLQSGEMRDRFWLVIKEDGHMVTARQEPRLVLISTGCENGYLTLSAQGMKKLCLPVKLPRKNPVQNCRVFGLDIQGRDCGDEVAQWITTFLNSEPYRLVHFEPSMVPRKSKDVINLFRTTDEVAYPDCSPVLIISEASLEDLNTRLEKKVKIQNFRPNIFVSDCGAFEEDNWEDILIGDTEMKGTVCCGRCILTTVDPDTGVLDRKEPLETLKSYRLCDPSERHIYKSSPLFGKYFAIDKTGTIQVGDPVYKMIE